One genomic window of Bradyrhizobium sp. CCGE-LA001 includes the following:
- a CDS encoding acyltransferase family protein, with protein MEASEARRFVVLDFYRFVAALGVFIFHLKLIDKGISPAWNGSYGLFVDMFFILSGFVISYSYPSNSTGLRSYARFLVRRIARIYPLHLLTLLIFAVLALMGISGPTSHASWTDFVHNLFLVQAWGITDHLSFNSPAWSISAELFCYLLFPLFMLLAGRISPLMLAIVVALSYGILAHAHLPIWQERSQMYGATFDFGILRALPSFLNGILLTVLFRLSSDYRKKPVAFAGIALFVVSILVLNFFAKPDLAIILFSLAILVTATGESAFARFPGSDWLGRLGNTSYAIYMVHEVLLILLFKPAWHFFGLQPSMFPVFALVCCIVLTVVADVTYRYVENPARKLINRLAPGDARSARIPKAEPLDLSEARQAAKAG; from the coding sequence ATGGAAGCCAGTGAAGCTAGACGTTTCGTCGTTCTCGACTTCTACCGCTTCGTCGCCGCGCTCGGGGTCTTCATCTTCCACCTGAAGCTGATCGACAAGGGTATCTCGCCGGCCTGGAACGGGTCCTACGGCCTGTTCGTGGACATGTTCTTCATCCTGTCCGGCTTCGTGATCTCCTATTCCTACCCTTCAAACTCGACAGGCCTGCGCTCCTATGCGCGCTTCCTGGTGAGGCGGATCGCGCGAATCTACCCCCTGCATCTGCTCACGTTGTTGATATTCGCGGTCCTTGCTCTCATGGGCATATCCGGCCCGACCTCGCACGCGAGCTGGACGGATTTCGTTCACAACCTCTTCCTCGTGCAGGCGTGGGGGATCACAGATCATCTCAGCTTCAACTCGCCGGCCTGGTCCATTAGCGCCGAGCTGTTCTGTTACCTTCTATTCCCATTGTTTATGCTGCTGGCGGGCCGGATCTCGCCGCTGATGCTCGCGATCGTCGTGGCGCTGTCTTATGGAATCCTCGCCCATGCGCACCTGCCGATCTGGCAGGAACGCTCGCAGATGTACGGGGCAACCTTCGACTTCGGGATCCTGCGGGCCCTTCCGAGCTTCCTGAACGGAATTCTCCTGACCGTTCTGTTCAGGCTCTCGAGCGACTATCGCAAGAAACCGGTCGCATTCGCCGGAATAGCGCTGTTTGTCGTCTCGATCCTGGTCCTCAACTTCTTTGCCAAGCCCGATCTTGCAATCATCCTGTTCTCTCTCGCGATCCTGGTCACAGCCACCGGAGAAAGCGCCTTCGCCCGGTTTCCCGGCTCTGACTGGCTTGGCCGCCTCGGCAACACATCATATGCGATTTACATGGTGCACGAAGTGCTGCTGATCCTGCTTTTCAAGCCGGCCTGGCACTTTTTCGGACTTCAACCAAGCATGTTTCCAGTGTTTGCGTTGGTCTGCTGCATCGTTCTGACGGTCGTTGCCGACGTGACATATCGCTATGTCGAAAATCCCGCTCGAAAATTGATCAATCGGCTGGCACCCGGCGATGCAAGATCAGCCCGCATCCCGAAGGCTGAACCGCTCGATCTTTCCGAGGCCAGACAGGCGGCCAAGGCAGGCTAG
- a CDS encoding lipopolysaccharide biosynthesis protein, protein MTGFQLRHEIIKPRSIVSGVIWSTLDSAVGQALTLAIYMIMARLLSPQILGIVATGALALEFCRAVLIESIAIAVQARPEPKDEDYTASFWLIAGLSLFAALALFASSGAVERFSGLSDLAIVLKGFCIVVAVQGLSRTHEAWLTRNQLFRSLAIRSISSITVGGAVGIALAIQGYGVVALVGQLVTTSLISLVSLWILTPWRPRLRVSRRAVIELLSYARYVALTGITNFANANSDLIFVTWYTGAAGAGFYSLAKRLVNAVSTVIGNALNRVFFSTIAGLQHDREASRSTLVDFVMYTSLLTAPLFAGIAALAPDLIAGFFGSKWGEAAPLLAIMSITGFLTTIGLYNHSVILAFGKPHWQTWLTLIYAVSNIAIFIVAAPFGLIAIAVGYVVRALLLYPLSAGASMRILSLGIKPYAAALMPALAGSAVMACAVVGASVTMPATSPWLRLAALVLLGCSVYLVVVVAVARPAVMRICQEVLNRVRRSPRT, encoded by the coding sequence GTGACAGGCTTTCAATTGCGCCACGAGATTATCAAGCCGCGCTCGATCGTTTCGGGCGTCATCTGGTCCACACTCGATTCCGCGGTCGGGCAGGCTCTTACGCTCGCAATCTACATGATCATGGCGCGGCTGCTGTCGCCGCAGATTCTCGGCATCGTGGCAACGGGGGCGCTGGCGCTCGAATTCTGCCGGGCAGTCCTGATCGAGAGCATCGCGATCGCCGTCCAGGCGCGCCCCGAGCCGAAGGACGAGGATTACACTGCCTCGTTTTGGCTCATTGCGGGCCTCTCCTTGTTTGCAGCGCTCGCACTGTTCGCCTCGAGCGGCGCTGTCGAACGATTCTCCGGTCTTTCGGACCTTGCCATCGTTCTCAAGGGATTTTGCATCGTGGTGGCCGTGCAAGGCCTCTCACGGACGCACGAGGCCTGGCTGACGCGCAATCAACTCTTTCGATCCCTCGCCATCCGCTCGATTTCTTCAATCACGGTAGGCGGGGCCGTAGGGATCGCGCTGGCGATACAGGGGTACGGCGTCGTTGCGCTGGTCGGACAGCTCGTCACGACTTCGTTGATCTCGCTGGTCAGCCTTTGGATCCTGACGCCTTGGCGCCCTCGGCTCCGGGTCAGCCGGCGGGCTGTTATCGAGCTCCTGAGCTATGCGCGCTACGTGGCGCTGACCGGAATCACGAACTTCGCCAATGCCAATTCCGATCTGATTTTCGTCACTTGGTATACCGGCGCCGCCGGCGCGGGCTTCTATAGCCTCGCCAAGCGCCTGGTCAACGCCGTGAGTACCGTGATCGGAAATGCGTTGAACCGCGTGTTCTTTTCGACCATCGCCGGCCTCCAGCATGACCGCGAAGCGTCGCGTTCGACGCTGGTCGACTTCGTCATGTACACGTCGCTGCTGACGGCGCCGCTTTTCGCCGGCATAGCGGCTCTGGCGCCGGATCTCATCGCTGGTTTCTTCGGATCCAAGTGGGGCGAGGCCGCCCCTCTGCTCGCGATCATGTCGATCACCGGATTCCTGACCACGATCGGCCTCTACAATCACTCCGTGATCTTGGCATTCGGCAAACCGCACTGGCAGACCTGGCTGACGCTGATCTACGCGGTTTCGAACATAGCGATCTTCATCGTCGCCGCGCCGTTCGGCCTTATCGCGATTGCTGTCGGCTACGTCGTTCGCGCCTTGTTGCTGTATCCACTGTCCGCCGGAGCCTCGATGCGGATCCTGTCGCTCGGAATCAAGCCCTATGCCGCCGCGCTGATGCCCGCACTTGCCGGCTCCGCGGTGATGGCATGCGCCGTGGTTGGTGCCTCCGTTACCATGCCCGCCACGTCGCCATGGCTGCGTCTCGCCGCGCTCGTGCTGCTTGGTTGTTCGGTTTATCTCGTCGTCGTTGTGGCAGTCGCCCGACCGGCCGTGATGCGGATATGCCAGGAAGTCTTGAATCGTGTGCGGCGATCACCGAGGACCTAG
- a CDS encoding polysaccharide pyruvyl transferase family protein, protein MNFRGNLRRLINEVGCDFIHPLPYPHVDLFFWRPDDGTINFGDHLSIVVVDHLLRHFGYTLADEVPRQARLFAIGSVLHYARNGDVVWGSGVNGRPGQDGLNYRVQNLDVRAVRGPRTREVLQRRGIAVPEVFGDPALLLPQLFPNRFQPTAKKPWVFVPNLHDLNLIDRTADTVVSPLGSWNRRIEAILEAELVLASSLHGLIVAEAFGIPARYVRLSSAESEFKYRDYYEGTGRFDVEFATSIDEGREMGGAARLNFDHRALMNAFPIDLWSGKS, encoded by the coding sequence ATGAATTTTCGAGGCAATTTACGACGGCTGATCAACGAGGTCGGTTGCGACTTTATTCATCCACTTCCCTATCCGCACGTAGACTTGTTCTTCTGGCGTCCCGACGACGGAACGATCAATTTCGGCGACCATCTTTCGATCGTCGTCGTCGACCATCTCTTGCGGCATTTCGGCTATACGCTCGCCGACGAGGTGCCGCGGCAAGCGCGCTTGTTCGCGATCGGCTCCGTGCTCCATTACGCGCGAAACGGCGATGTGGTCTGGGGAAGCGGCGTAAACGGGCGCCCCGGCCAGGACGGCCTCAACTATCGCGTGCAGAACCTGGACGTGCGTGCGGTGCGGGGCCCTCGTACACGGGAGGTTCTGCAGCGCCGGGGCATCGCAGTCCCCGAAGTGTTCGGAGACCCGGCGCTGCTGCTTCCTCAGCTGTTTCCGAATCGCTTTCAACCGACCGCCAAGAAGCCGTGGGTATTTGTTCCGAATTTGCACGATTTGAATCTCATCGACCGTACCGCCGATACAGTGGTCTCACCGCTGGGATCCTGGAACCGGCGGATTGAAGCCATTCTCGAAGCTGAACTGGTTCTGGCCAGCTCGCTCCACGGCCTCATCGTCGCCGAAGCATTCGGCATACCGGCTCGCTACGTGCGACTGAGCAGCGCGGAGTCCGAGTTCAAGTATCGTGACTATTACGAGGGCACTGGCCGGTTCGACGTCGAGTTTGCCACAAGCATTGACGAAGGTCGCGAGATGGGTGGAGCTGCGCGCCTCAACTTCGACCATCGTGCCTTGATGAATGCATTCCCGATCGACCTCTGGAGCGGAAAGAGCTGA
- a CDS encoding glycosyltransferase family 4 protein, giving the protein MAKRLRVAIYAPHFAEYSYRLAAGLAHHCDVRLVLNRKDANQQWELADIAVTAPFETRIRDLSLRRGGAIGIPASFLDIISFRPDVIHCHEVPEIYTSRLIQLLRPLGIPLVLTVHDAIPHSEGGSGTSAREDAWRERMRAAASVVTTHGESCIADFRRASPGFKGDTVSSMHGVLMVPPAKAAPTAPEAARILFFGRMWAYKGLDVFIDAIDILVRRGVAHEAIVAGRGPEMTRLGARMEAMPTIKTINAYISPAETGRLFQSATVVALPYKDATQSGVLASAYGNSRPVVASATGGIPDVVTDGVNGLLVPPGDANALADALERVLTSKPLVATLTEGARQTAAGLLNWDRIAEQLLGSYYKLAARIVS; this is encoded by the coding sequence ATGGCCAAGCGCCTCCGCGTGGCCATCTACGCGCCGCATTTTGCAGAATATTCCTACCGGCTCGCAGCGGGATTGGCGCACCATTGCGACGTCCGCCTGGTGCTCAACCGCAAGGACGCCAACCAGCAATGGGAACTTGCAGATATCGCCGTGACTGCGCCCTTCGAGACGCGGATCCGCGACCTCAGCCTTCGCCGTGGCGGCGCGATCGGCATCCCCGCGTCCTTCCTCGACATCATATCGTTTCGTCCGGACGTGATTCATTGTCACGAAGTTCCGGAGATCTACACGTCCAGGCTGATCCAGCTGCTCCGCCCGCTCGGCATTCCCCTGGTCCTGACGGTTCACGATGCGATTCCACATTCGGAGGGCGGCTCCGGCACCTCGGCCCGTGAGGATGCCTGGCGCGAGCGCATGCGCGCGGCCGCTTCTGTCGTCACGACGCATGGTGAGAGTTGTATTGCCGATTTTCGGCGCGCTTCTCCCGGCTTCAAGGGCGACACGGTTTCCAGCATGCACGGCGTGCTCATGGTTCCGCCAGCCAAGGCCGCGCCCACCGCGCCGGAAGCAGCTCGGATCCTGTTTTTTGGGCGGATGTGGGCCTACAAGGGCCTCGACGTGTTCATCGATGCGATCGACATATTGGTCCGGCGCGGCGTTGCGCATGAGGCGATCGTCGCCGGCCGCGGCCCCGAGATGACGCGGCTCGGCGCGCGGATGGAGGCGATGCCGACCATCAAGACGATCAACGCCTATATTTCGCCTGCGGAGACTGGACGGTTGTTTCAATCCGCAACCGTGGTTGCCCTGCCCTATAAGGATGCAACGCAGAGCGGCGTGCTTGCATCCGCCTATGGCAATTCCCGGCCCGTCGTTGCCAGCGCCACCGGCGGCATCCCTGATGTCGTGACGGACGGCGTCAACGGCCTATTGGTACCTCCGGGCGACGCCAACGCACTCGCCGATGCACTCGAACGCGTGCTGACCTCGAAGCCTCTTGTCGCGACATTGACCGAGGGCGCGCGGCAGACTGCGGCTGGCCTATTGAACTGGGATCGTATCGCCGAACAGCTCCTCGGCTCTTATTACAAGCTCGCCGCACGCATTGTGAGCTGA
- a CDS encoding acyltransferase family protein — protein MIKAPHQPGVAYDGSFVPSVQGLRAIAALSVLMDHFYDMPKAGMYDIPNPGFLPPLWLWLQSVINVGGHGVELFFMISGFLIPASLVRHGSLSRFFYDRVLRIMPVFVVLHLALFAIGPIVAYKFFRGIDLTSYLGIFAANLFFVQDALGLPIAQQNAWTLTYEWAFYIWFALTFSMWRLGGRLLAAPLILLGVACLMRWPITAFFCIGMLFSATGFRISIPGRLGLLAGLACGVALYASLMLFHPFVGLIPGFLLFGMVLAPESGLGRALSTPALQYIGKISYSLYLVHPFVLFPLQVIGLKLVAAGVDRWLLWAAFIALGLVMSLVASAITYELIEVRLRRLLDGAIRGMFFRPQIEQSV, from the coding sequence CCGGCGTCGCCTATGATGGATCGTTCGTTCCTTCGGTCCAGGGTCTTCGCGCCATCGCGGCGCTGAGCGTGCTGATGGATCATTTCTACGACATGCCGAAGGCAGGCATGTACGACATCCCCAATCCTGGCTTCCTGCCGCCGCTCTGGCTTTGGCTGCAATCGGTGATCAATGTCGGCGGTCACGGCGTCGAACTGTTCTTCATGATCAGCGGCTTCCTGATACCTGCAAGCCTCGTGCGGCACGGCTCGCTGTCGCGGTTCTTCTACGACCGCGTCCTGCGCATCATGCCGGTGTTCGTCGTCCTGCATCTTGCGCTGTTCGCGATCGGGCCGATCGTGGCCTACAAGTTCTTTCGCGGGATCGATCTGACGAGCTATCTCGGGATCTTCGCGGCCAACCTGTTCTTCGTGCAGGACGCGCTCGGCCTGCCCATCGCCCAGCAGAATGCCTGGACGTTGACCTATGAGTGGGCGTTCTACATCTGGTTTGCGCTGACATTCTCGATGTGGCGCCTCGGGGGCCGGCTGCTGGCGGCGCCCTTGATCCTGCTGGGTGTGGCTTGCCTGATGCGCTGGCCGATCACCGCATTCTTCTGCATCGGCATGCTGTTCAGCGCGACCGGGTTTCGCATCTCCATTCCCGGACGCCTCGGGCTGCTCGCGGGCCTCGCCTGCGGCGTCGCCCTGTATGCGAGCCTCATGCTGTTTCACCCATTCGTCGGGCTCATTCCCGGATTTTTGCTGTTCGGCATGGTGCTGGCCCCGGAATCAGGCCTCGGCAGGGCGCTGAGCACGCCGGCGCTCCAATATATCGGCAAGATCAGCTACAGCCTCTATCTCGTGCATCCCTTCGTGCTCTTCCCCCTGCAGGTGATCGGCCTGAAGCTGGTCGCCGCCGGCGTTGACCGCTGGCTGCTATGGGCTGCCTTCATCGCGCTCGGGCTGGTGATGTCACTCGTTGCGAGTGCGATCACTTATGAACTGATCGAGGTGAGGCTGAGGCGCCTGTTGGACGGCGCGATCCGCGGCATGTTCTTTCGGCCGCAGATCGAGCAATCGGTTTGA